In Planococcus sp. MB-3u-03, the DNA window TTTCATTTGCTGACCGACGGCACCGGTTGCGCCCATGATCGCTACATTATAGGTTTTCACTCGACTCTCTCCTTCTTGACTAATTTGCGTTATTGTAACATAATTTATCGCGTTAATGCGACAAATTGTCGCAATTCCTGCTCTTTCATTGGGAACGGATGATGGAGACGGCAGGCGCAGTGGCAGTCAATTGCATCAAATCCAGCACATGTTCACGCTCCACTGCATCGATCAAGTGGATGATGTCATCAGCGGATTGATGTTTGCCGTGAAGCAATTCATATTTTCCGTTGCGGCTCATTCTGGATCCCGTGCTTTCTAGCCCAAGCAGCAAATTGCCTTTCAATTGCTCACGGGAATCCGTAATTTCCAAATCGCTGATGTCCCCTTCTCGCATGCGCTGCAGCGATGTACGAATCAATTCTTCCACTTCCCCGACTTGATGGTCGGCAGTGCCCCCGTAAATAGCGAGCGTGCCGTGGTCAGAGTAGGCGGAATGATAGGAATAGACCGAATAGGCAAGTCCCCGGTCTTCGCGGATTTCCTGGAATAGCCGGGACGACATCGAGCCGCCGATGATATTGTTCAATACCGCGAGTGCAAACAACTGATCGTCTTTCAGCGACAGCCCTGGATATCCAAGACAGATATGCGCTTGTTCCGTTTCTTTATGCTTGATCGACTGACCAGGCACAAAGGTCGGCATGACATGCGCGTTTTCGGGGCTTTTCCGTTCAAATGAACCGAATAAAGATTCGATTTGGCTGAGCAATTTTCCTTCGATATGGCCTGCCACGGAAATGACCGTGTTCGACGGGGTGTAATGGCGCTCCATATAATCCAAAATCTGCTGTCTTGAAAACCTGTCCAGTGTTTCGACGGTACCTAAAATTGGGGCGCCGATTGCATTGTCGGGGTACATGACCCGCCATAATTGCTCGTGGACATCGTCATCCGCCATATCTTCAGTCATGCTGATTTCCTCTTTGACGACGAGCCGCTCTTTATCGATCTCTACCGGGTCCATCACCGAATTGAAAAACATATCAGCTAACACTTCGACTGCCAGCGGCGCATGATGGTCAAGCACTTTGGCGTAATAGCAAGTATATTCTTTTGAAGTATAGGCGTTCAAATCACCGCCAATGCGGTCGAATTCCCGCGCAATATCTTTGGCGCTGCGTTTTTCGGTACCTTTGAACAAGAGATGTTCAATAAAATGCGTGATGCCGTTTTCTTCCGGGCGCTCATCACGTGACCCTGTATTGACGAATACACCGACTGCTACTGAGCGGAAATGCGGAATATGTTCAGAGACGATGCGCAAGCCATTTTGGCAAGTATAAGTGGTAACCATTGAAAGCCCTCCTGTATATGAAAAAAATTGCCGGCGAGTGCCACCGGCAATTTTTCCAATCTGTTTCATTTACTGTTTCAAGCCTTTTCGGCAGCTTCTTTTTCTTCTTTCAAAACCGTTTTGCGGGACAAATTGACGCGTCCTTGACGGTCGATTTCGATAACTTTCACCTTGATGATATCGCCCATCTTCAAGACGTCTTCCACTTCTTTCGTCCGTTCTTCCTGGATTTCAGAAATGTGGAGAAGCCCGTCTTTACCAGGGAACAACTCGACGAATGCGCCGAATTTCTCGATGCGCTTGACCGCGCCTTCGTAATATTCGCCGACTTTCGCTTCGCGTACGATATTCTCGATCATCGCTTTCGCTTTGGCGTTCATTTCTTCATCAACGGAAGAGATGAAAATCGTGCCATCTTGCTCGGTGTCGATCTTGACGCCCGTTTCATCGATAATTTTATTGATGACTTTTCCGCCAGGCCCGATGACGTCGCGGATCTTGTCTGGGTTGATTTTCACCATGATGATCTTCGGCGCGAATTTAGACAAAGTCGTGCGCGGTGTATTGATTGTGGCAATCATCGATTCCAGGATGTGCAGACGCCCGATTTTCGCTTGCGTCAATGCTTCTTCCAGGATTTCACGTGACAAGCCGTCGATTTTGATGTCCATTTGTAAGGCTGTGACGCCTTCTGCTGTTCCAGCGACTTTAAAGTCCATATCGCCAAGATGGTCTTCCATCCCTTGGATATCGGAAAGAACTGTATAGTTCTCGCCTTTTTTCACAAGGCCCATCGCAATGCCGGCAACTGGTGCTTTGATTGGCACACCTGCATCCATCATCGCCAAAGTTGACGCGCAGATGCTTGCTTGTGATGTGGAACCGTTCGATTCCAATACTTCGGAAACGAGGCGGATCGTATATGGGAAATCTTTTTCATTTGGAATGACTGCTTCAAGCGCACGTTCGCCTAAAGCGCCGTGGCCGATTTCACGGCGGCCAGGGCCGCGCAGGAAGCCAGTTTCCCCAACGGAGAACAACGGGAAATTATAATGATGCATAAAACGCTTCGTTTCTTCCAAGCCGAGGCCGTCGATGATTTGCACATCGCCGAGAGCGCCGAGCGTACAGATGCTCATTGCCTGTGTTTGGCCGCGCGTAAAGAGACCGGATCCGTGAGTGCGCGCAAGGACGCCGACTTCAGAAGATAGCGCACGGATTTCAGAAGGACCGCGGCCGTCTGGGCGGATCTTTTCATCCGTGATCAAGCGGCGGACTTCGTCTTTGACCATTTTATCGAGCACTTGGCCCGCTTGTTTCTTAATATCGTCTTCTGAATCTGCATACGCTTCAAGCGCACGTTCTCGGACAGCCGCAATGGCTTCATTGCGCGCCTGCTTTTCGTTCACTTGAACTGCAGCATTCATGTCTTCTTCAACAGCTGTTTTCAATTCTGCCGTCAAGTCAGCATCCAATTCATACAATTGAACAGCTGATTTTTCTTTGGCTACTTCCGCAGCAATTTCTTCCTGGAAAGCGATCAATTTCTTGATTTCTTCGTGGCCGAACATGATCGCTTCAAGGATCACTTCTTCGGACACTTCTTTGGCACCGGCTTCTACCATATTGATGGCGTCTTTCGTGCCGGCAACCGTCAAGTTGATCGAGCTTTTTTCCATTTGCTCGCCTGTCGGATTGATGATGTACTCGCCATCCACCATTCCGACGATGACGCCAGCAATCGGCCCGTCAAACGGAATATCGGAAATCATCAATGCCAAAGAAGACCCGAACATCGCTGCCATTTCAGATGGGCAATCCTGATCGACTGACATAACCATTGAAATGACCTGTACTTCGTTGCGGAAACCGTCCGGGAACAATGGACGCAGCGGACGGTCGATCAAGCGGCTGATCAAAGTTGCTTTTCAGATGGGCGTCCTTCGCGTTTAATGAATCCGCCCGGGATTTTCCCGACAGCGTATTGGCGCTCTTCATAGTTCACAGTCAGCGGGAAGAAATCCAAAGGCTTCGGTGATTTTGATGCGGTTGCAGTGGACAGCACTGCTGTATCGCCATAACGGATCAATGCCGCTCCGTTTGCTTGTTTTGCCAGTTGACCGACTTCGACCTTCAGCTCGCGGCCAGCCCAGTCAAATGTGTAAACCTTTTTTGTTTGCTCCATAGTCGAGCTCCTCTCTTACCGTGTTTCGTGTAGTATGTATCTTTAAATAGTGTATCAAAAAAGCACATCAAGTGCGATTCAATGATAAGTTTTAAGCATAAAGAAAAAGCGGGACGAATCCCGCTTTCTCTGCTTGCTATTATCGGCGTAGGCCAAGTCTTGCGATTAACTCACGGTAGCGTTGTACATCGTTCTCGCGTAGGTATTTAAGCAAGTTACGACGGCGTCCAACCATTTTGAATAGACCACGACGTGAATGGTGATCTTTCTTGTGGGTACGCAAGTGCTCGTTCAAGTTGTTGATGTCTTCTGTAAGAATGGCGATCTGAATTTCTGGAGAACCAGTATCAGTGTCATGCACTTTGTATTCATTGATCAATTCATTTTTACGTTCTTGAGTGATTGCCATGCTGTTCCACCTCCTATTCTCTGATAGCCCCTATTACCTAGCAAACGTTGGTGATTCGATTTGCCAAGCAACGGTTAGTACGTTCAGTACTTTGATATCATAGCACAGTGATTTCCTGAAATCAACTGTGCACCTTACACTTCAAAATATTGCTTTGCGGTATCTTTGTCCCGGCCGATTTGGATTTTCAGTTCATCGATGCCTGAAAATTTCTGTTCATCGCGGATGCGCTTATGCCATTCGACGACAACTTTCTCGCCATAGATC includes these proteins:
- a CDS encoding M16 family metallopeptidase, with amino-acid sequence MVTTYTCQNGLRIVSEHIPHFRSVAVGVFVNTGSRDERPEENGITHFIEHLLFKGTEKRSAKDIAREFDRIGGDLNAYTSKEYTCYYAKVLDHHAPLAVEVLADMFFNSVMDPVEIDKERLVVKEEISMTEDMADDDVHEQLWRVMYPDNAIGAPILGTVETLDRFSRQQILDYMERHYTPSNTVISVAGHIEGKLLSQIESLFGSFERKSPENAHVMPTFVPGQSIKHKETEQAHICLGYPGLSLKDDQLFALAVLNNIIGGSMSSRLFQEIREDRGLAYSVYSYHSAYSDHGTLAIYGGTADHQVGEVEELIRTSLQRMREGDISDLEITDSREQLKGNLLLGLESTGSRMSRNGKYELLHGKHQSADDIIHLIDAVEREHVLDLMQLTATAPAVSIIRSQ
- the rpsO gene encoding 30S ribosomal protein S15, which gives rise to MAITQERKNELINEYKVHDTDTGSPEIQIAILTEDINNLNEHLRTHKKDHHSRRGLFKMVGRRRNLLKYLRENDVQRYRELIARLGLRR